In Candidatus Methanoperedens sp., a single window of DNA contains:
- a CDS encoding DUF433 domain-containing protein translates to MEIAPRISVDEKVRFGKPVITGTRIPIDLIVGKLAGGMTYKEVMDEYEITHEDILAVLNYAAKALSGERIKAVA, encoded by the coding sequence ATGGAAATAGCTCCAAGAATCAGCGTGGACGAAAAAGTACGGTTTGGCAAACCTGTGATAACAGGGACACGTATTCCAATAGACCTTATCGTAGGCAAACTTGCAGGAGGAATGACCTACAAAGAGGTCATGGACGAGTACGAAATCACACATGAGGATATTCTTGCAGTACTCAATTACGCTGCCAAGGCGTTATCCGGTGAAAGGATAAAAGCGGTAGCATAG